The Lycium barbarum isolate Lr01 chromosome 12, ASM1917538v2, whole genome shotgun sequence genome includes a region encoding these proteins:
- the LOC132621743 gene encoding transcription factor RAX3-like, with the protein MGRAPCCDKANVKRGPWSPEEDSKLKAYIEQHGTGGNWITLPQKVGLKRCGKSCRLRWLNYLRPNIKHGEFTKEEDNIICSLYMSIGSRWSIIAAQLPGRTDNDIKNYWNTRLKKKLLLGNKQRKDHRPRTGYNHNKLETMKEHENFFTSQQAIDAYSWPPVQPLLFSALIAPQNDLAESSSNSNNFQYFSDQVYFAHDQLCQISSTNQLASMNPLNGNTCNISSVTSSGYYPSNGVINSNLQEYNNYISVGLDDVANSTSTHSQPIHKSVFEMVNSSTISTTTSQDQSTSWEELSPLVNYPPSLFETVSPYYVFEEPRYLGLLKQ; encoded by the exons ATGGGTAGAGCTCCTTGCTGTGACAAAGCCAATGTCAAGAGAGGACCATGGTCACCTGAAGAAGATTCCAAACTCAAAGCCTATATTGAGCAACATGGCACTGGTGGTAACTGGATTACCCTTCCCCAGAAAGTTG GTCTTAAGAGATGTGGGAAGAGTTGTCGGCTTAGATGGCTGAATTATCTCCGGCCAAACATCAAACACGGAGAGTTCACCAAGGAGGAAGACAACATAATCTGCAGTCTCTATATGAGTATCGGCAGTAG GTGGTCCATTATTGCTGCACAATTACCCGGAAGAACGGATAATGATATCAAGAATTACTGGAATACAAGGCTGAAGAAAAAGTTACTACTAGGCAATAAGCAGCGAAAGGATCATCGACCACGGACCGGATACAATCACAATAAGCTAGAAACGATGAAGGAACACGAAAATTTCTTTACTAGTCAGCAAGCTATCGATGCATATTCTTGGCCTCCAGTACAACCACTACTCTTCTCTGCACTAATTGCTCCACAAAATGACCTGGCAGAAAGCAGTTCAAACAGCAACAACTTTCAATACTTCAGTGATCAGGTTTATTTTGCCCACGATCAATTGTGTCAAATTAGCTCGACCAATCAGCTTGCATCGATGAATCCCTTAAATggaaacacttgtaatatttcttcagTGACAAGCAGCGGCTATTACCCTAGCAACGGAGTTATCAACAGCAATCTTCAAGAGTATAATAATTACATTTCCGTTGGGCTGGATGACGTGGCTAACAGTACTAGTACTCATTCTCAGCCAATACATAAAAGTGTGTTTGAAATGGTCAATAGCAGCACTATTAGCACCACTACATCACAAGATCAAAGTACAAGCTGGGAAGAATTGAGCCCTCTTGTTAATTACCCCCCATCCTTATTCGAAACCGTATCACCCTATTATGTATTTGAAGAGCCAAGGTACCTGGGCTTGTTGAAACAGTAA